The Tubulanus polymorphus chromosome 1, tnTubPoly1.2, whole genome shotgun sequence genome contains a region encoding:
- the LOC141899564 gene encoding syntaxin-5-like isoform X1 produces the protein MSARRRHIQGSTFDSNQHQKENQAPRSYNNQSSNNYSGSQPKAPPSPTDKEMSCRDRTNEFMSAVKILQSRQGNGALASQNHRALRQRSEFTQIARKIGKDIANTFSKLEKLTILAKRKSIFDDKPMDIQELTYIIKQDIGDLNKQIAKLQELSKAQKGLNGRHVQTHSNSVVVALQSKLASMSNEFKSVLEVRTENLKQQKSRREQFSELTTMTPYNRTNQAGSILLQDEATNSGQVSIDMDHVDRDRYQQQLQLIDEQDSYIQSRADTMQNIEQTIVELGGIFQQLAHMVKEQEEMVQRIDSNVDDAQMNVEAAHGEILKYFQSVTSNRWLMIKIFGVLIVFFIIFVVFMA, from the exons ATGAGTGCTAGGCGTCGTCACATACAAGGTTCTACCTTCGATAGCAACCAACatcagaaagaaaatcaagCTCCCAGATCATACAACAATCAAAGCTCAAACAACTACAGTGGTTCGCAGCCAAAGGCTCCACCATCCCCTACAGATAAAGAAATGAGTTGCCGAGATAGAACCAATGAATTCATGTCAGCAGTGAAGATATTACAGTCCAGACAG GGAAATGGAGCATTGGCCTCACAAAATCACCGGGCTCTGCGGCAACGTAGTGAATTCACACAGATTGCGAG gaaAATAGGCAAAGACATCGCAAATACGTTTTCCAAACTTGAGAAGCTGACAATAC TTGCTAAGAGGaaatcaatatttgatgataaGCCAATGGACATACAGGAACTAACTTATATAATAAAACAAGATATTGGAGACTTGAATAAACAGATTGCCAAATTACAGGAG ctTTCAAAAGCACAGAAAGGTTTGAATGGTCGACATGTACAAACGCATTCCAATTCTGTTGTTGTCGCATTGCAG TCGAAACTTGCCTCGATGTCAAATGAGTTCAAATCCGTTTTAGAAGTACGAACTGAA aatctgAAGCAACAAAAATCACGTAGAGAGCAGTTTTCAGAATTAACTACGATGACTCCGTATAATAGGACAAACCAAG CAGGTTCAATATTGCTTCAAGATGAAGCAACAAATTCAGGCCAAGTATCTATAGATATGGATCATGTTGATCGTGATAGATATCAACAACAATTACAACTTATAGATGAACAG GATTCCTATATTCAGAGTCGGGCAGATACTATGCAAAATATAGAACAGACTATTGTTGAATTAGGAGGTATTTTTCAACAACTAGCACATATGGTTAAAGAACAAGAAGAAATGGTGCAAAG AATCGACTCAAATGTTGATGATGCTCAGATGAATGTTGAAGCAGCACATGGTGAAAtcctgaaatattttcaatcggTGACATCAAATCGATGGTTAATGATCAAGATATTTGGTGTACTGATAGTATTCTTCATAATATTTGTGGTGTTTATGGCCTAG
- the LOC141899564 gene encoding syntaxin-5-like isoform X2: MSARRRHIQGSTFDSNQHQKENQAPRSYNNQSSNNYSGSQPKAPPSPTDKEMSCRDRTNEFMSAVKILQSRQGNGALASQNHRALRQRSEFTQIARKIGKDIANTFSKLEKLTILAKRKSIFDDKPMDIQELTYIIKQDIGDLNKQIAKLQELSKAQKGLNGRHVQTHSNSVVVALQSKLASMSNEFKSVLEVRTENLKQQKSRREQFSELTTMTPYNRTNQGSILLQDEATNSGQVSIDMDHVDRDRYQQQLQLIDEQDSYIQSRADTMQNIEQTIVELGGIFQQLAHMVKEQEEMVQRIDSNVDDAQMNVEAAHGEILKYFQSVTSNRWLMIKIFGVLIVFFIIFVVFMA, translated from the exons ATGAGTGCTAGGCGTCGTCACATACAAGGTTCTACCTTCGATAGCAACCAACatcagaaagaaaatcaagCTCCCAGATCATACAACAATCAAAGCTCAAACAACTACAGTGGTTCGCAGCCAAAGGCTCCACCATCCCCTACAGATAAAGAAATGAGTTGCCGAGATAGAACCAATGAATTCATGTCAGCAGTGAAGATATTACAGTCCAGACAG GGAAATGGAGCATTGGCCTCACAAAATCACCGGGCTCTGCGGCAACGTAGTGAATTCACACAGATTGCGAG gaaAATAGGCAAAGACATCGCAAATACGTTTTCCAAACTTGAGAAGCTGACAATAC TTGCTAAGAGGaaatcaatatttgatgataaGCCAATGGACATACAGGAACTAACTTATATAATAAAACAAGATATTGGAGACTTGAATAAACAGATTGCCAAATTACAGGAG ctTTCAAAAGCACAGAAAGGTTTGAATGGTCGACATGTACAAACGCATTCCAATTCTGTTGTTGTCGCATTGCAG TCGAAACTTGCCTCGATGTCAAATGAGTTCAAATCCGTTTTAGAAGTACGAACTGAA aatctgAAGCAACAAAAATCACGTAGAGAGCAGTTTTCAGAATTAACTACGATGACTCCGTATAATAGGACAAACCAAG GTTCAATATTGCTTCAAGATGAAGCAACAAATTCAGGCCAAGTATCTATAGATATGGATCATGTTGATCGTGATAGATATCAACAACAATTACAACTTATAGATGAACAG GATTCCTATATTCAGAGTCGGGCAGATACTATGCAAAATATAGAACAGACTATTGTTGAATTAGGAGGTATTTTTCAACAACTAGCACATATGGTTAAAGAACAAGAAGAAATGGTGCAAAG AATCGACTCAAATGTTGATGATGCTCAGATGAATGTTGAAGCAGCACATGGTGAAAtcctgaaatattttcaatcggTGACATCAAATCGATGGTTAATGATCAAGATATTTGGTGTACTGATAGTATTCTTCATAATATTTGTGGTGTTTATGGCCTAG